In Chiroxiphia lanceolata isolate bChiLan1 chromosome 2, bChiLan1.pri, whole genome shotgun sequence, a single genomic region encodes these proteins:
- the ANGPTL5 gene encoding angiopoietin-related protein 5 — MNYHFRVTSLICLNIFLFSLGETDISNGKHCACKDTRNFGAAERPLKAEEKNKSADISKQKELCLVPCDAQATILRGEKHYMCRNLQDSLVEYARSTQKLVRDMMDDQQSSLDYLSSQVNELKNKLVLLNAVVLRKHLDSLPYKAVQSHGLDCTHIKDTIGSVSKTPSGLYIIHPEGSNYPFEVFCDMDFRGGGWTVVQKRTDGVIPFQRTWSEYLDGFGDLTGEFWLGLRKIFDIVNQKATSFNLYVDLESENDKHAYASYDGFWIEDEACFFKIHLGHYSGNAGDAFRGYRKEDNQNSMPFSTFDVDNDGCRPVCTIKEQLVKSCSNFSDSTGWWFSRCGLANLNGVHRYTGRFLATGIHWDTWKMKNKPVKIKSVSMKIRRTYYPYFH; from the exons ATGAACTACCACTTTAGGGTAACTTCACTGAtttgtcttaatatttttttgttcagtttagGAGAGACTGACATAAGTAATGGCAAGCATTGTGCATGTAAG GACACAAGGAATtttggagctgcagagagaccactcaaggcagaagagaaaaataaatctgcagacatttcaaaacaaaaagaactaTGCCTTGTACCATGTGATGCTCAAGCTACAATTTTACGAGGGGAAAAACATTACATGTGCA GAAATTTGCAGGACTCTCTTGTTGAATATGCAAGAAGTACGCAAAAACTGGTAAGAGACATGATGGATGATCAACAGTCTTCTTTGGACTACCTTTCTAGTCag GTAAATGAACTCAAGAACAAACTTGTTCTTTTGAATGCAGTGGTTTTGAGAAAGCATCTGGATTCACTTCCTTACAAAGCAGTTCAATCTcatg gtTTGGACTGCACTCATATTAAAGATACCATTGGTTCAGTTTCAAAAACTCCATCTGGTCTGTACATTATCCATCCAGAAGGATCAAATTATCCTTTTGAG gttttttgtgaCATGGATTTTCGAGGAGGTGGATGGACTGTGGTTCAGAAAAGAACTGATGGAGTCATTCCATTCCAGAGAACATGGTCTGAATATCTGGATGGATTTGGTGATCTTACtg GGGAATTTTGGCTTGGACTAAGGAAGATTTTTGACATAGTAAATCAAAAAGCCACTAGTTTCAATCTTTATGTGGACTTGGAATCAGAAAATGACAAGCATGCCTATGCATCATATGATGGATTCTGGATAGAAGATGAAGCATGTTTTTTTAAGATCCATTTGGGGCATTATTCAGGAAATGCTG GTGATGCATTTAGAGGATATAGAAAAGAAGATAACCAGAATTCAATGCCTTTCAGCACTTTTGATGTTGATAATGATGGATGCAGGCCAGTATGCACTATTAAAGAACAGCTTGTAAAGAGCTGCAGTAACTTCAGTGATAGCACTGGATGGTGGTTCAGCAGGTGTGGCCTTGCAAATCTTAATGGTGTTCATCGCTACACAGGTAGATTTCTTGCAACTGGGATTCACTGGGATAcatggaaaatgaagaataaacCAGTCAAAATTAAATCCGTTTCAATGAAAATTCGGAGAACCTATTATCCATATTTCCATTAG